From one Solanum lycopersicum chromosome 12, SLM_r2.1 genomic stretch:
- the LOC138340615 gene encoding AT-rich interactive domain-containing protein 5-like yields MTQIGELQLPIAPSPVDNEGSGYQISASGRAVRDSAARCRLGWQEQHFLAEPNVKDGSSYNTPKRAKSQKTSGSHERQNEEGQPMKAAKAKTSQPLDVQVVDVGPPANWVKINIRQTNDSFEVYALVPGLLQEEV; encoded by the exons ATGACACAAATTGGAGAGCTTCAACTTCCTATTGCTCCTTCTCCTGTTGACAATGAG GGAAGTGGTTACCAAATTTCTGCATCAGGAAGAGCAGTAAGAGATTCCGCTGCTCGATGTAGGCTAGGCTGGCAGGAGCAACACTTTCTTGCTGAGCCAAATGTAAAG gATGGGAGTTCCTACAATACGCCAAAACGTGCGAAGAGCCAAAAAACTAGTG GTTCTCACGAGAGACAAAATGAAGAGGGGCAGCCAATGAAAGCTGCGAAAGCCAAAACATCTCAGCC GTTGGATGTCCAAGTTGTTGATGTTGGACCCCCCGCTAATTGGGTGAAAATCAATATTCGTCAAACA AATGATTCCTTTGAGGTCTATGCACTGGTGCCTGGGCTTTTACAGGAGGAGGTATAA
- the LOC101247117 gene encoding protein PIN-LIKES 3-like has translation MGLLDLLVAASMPVIQILLITALGLVLALDRFAILGEDARKHLNNIVFYICNPSLISSNLSKTITYESMKRLWFMPLNIFITFIVGSILAWIVNQITRPPKHLRGLVIGCCAAGNMGNMLLIIVPAVCKEKGSPFGAPDICHTYGMGYASLSMAVCAVFLWSYVYNIVRISSSKSPEEVEEVNNSSISKSVRESSIAALGVSTEPLLQRHDLALSEHQSEQLALPSNRFDDKSQVPLWTKSRQYMGVLSKKMNLKKLLAPSTCGAIAGFVVGLIPQIRNSIIGDAAPLHVIQDTALILGDGAVPLLTLIMGGNLLKGLRVTVVPKSILAGIIVVKYIAMPVIGIGVVKGASWLGLVHDDPLYKFMLLLHFALPPAMNIATITQLFGAGESECSVIMLWSYALASAALTLWTAFFMWLVS, from the exons ATGGGGCTTTTAGATCTGTTAGTTGCAGCATCAATGCCAGTTATTCAAATTCTTTTGATAACAGCACTTGGACTAGTTCTTGCATTAGATCGATTCGCCATACTTGGAGAGGATGCAAGGAAGCATTTGAATAAT ATTGTGTTTTACATATGCAATCCATCACTGATTTCAAGCAACTTATCCAAAACAATTACATACGAGAGCATGAAACGATT GTGGTTCATGCCTTTGAATATCTTCATCACTTTTATCGTAGGTTCGATTCTTGCTTGGATTGTCAATCAAATAACAAGACCTCCTAAACATCTACGAGGCCTCGTTATAGGCTGCTGTGCTGCAG GAAACATGGGCAACATGCTTCTCATCATAGTTCCAGCTGTTTGTAAGGAGAAAGGAAGCCCATTCGGAGCGCCTGATATTTGCCATACATATGGGATGGGCTATGCTTCCCTTTCAATGGCG GTATGCGCGGTTTTTCTATGGTCTTATGTGTATAATATTGTCAGAATATCATCAAGTAAGAGCCCCGAAGAGGTTGAAGAAGTTAACAATTCCTCCATAAGTAAATCTGTTAGAGAAAGCTCCATAGCAGCACTCGGAGTCTCCACGGAGCCACTACTTCAGAGACATGACTTAGCACTATCAGAGCATCAATCTGAACAACTTGCACTGCCCTCTAATAGATTTGACGATAAATCTCAG GTACCGCTATGGACTAAATCGAGACAGTACATGGGAGTGCTTTCAAAGAAGATGAACCTGAAGAAATTATTAGCCCCTTCTACCTGCGGAGCG ATTGCAGGTTTTGTTGTTGGACTTATACCTCAGATCAGAAATTCAATTATAGGTGATGCAGCTCCTCTTCATGTGATTCAAGATACAGCTTTGATACTTGG AGATGGAGCTGTTCCGCTTCTAACGCTGATCATGGGAGGTAACCTTTTAAAAGGTTTGAGGGTCACAGTAGTTCCGAAATCTATTCTTGCTGGCATTATCGTTGTGAAATACATCGCGATGCCTGTGATTGGTATTGGTGTTGTCAAAGGTGCTTCATGGTTAGGCTTGGTACATGATGATCCATTGTACAAGTTTATGCTTTTACTTCATTTTGCACTTCCACCAGCAATGAACATTG CAACTATAACACAGTTGTTTGGAGCTGGTGAGAGTGAGTGTTCAGTGATTATGTTATGGTCTTATGCATTGGCTTCAGCAGCACTTACACTATGGACAGCATTCTTCATGTGGCTTGTATCATGA